Proteins encoded within one genomic window of Humulus lupulus chromosome 1, drHumLupu1.1, whole genome shotgun sequence:
- the LOC133786413 gene encoding ribonuclease 2-like produces MALLFAKFTCLIIVSMASLAKSRYDIPLSPVVLTEEEKSTDFGYFVLSHLWPATSCRQSRHCCPSNACCRGSNAQTEFTIHGLWPNYNDGTWPACCSQKSFDEKEVSTLLDTLKKYWPTYGCFPYTTCDGGEGSFWAHEWEKHGTCSSPVVWDEYSYFLTTLNLYFKYNVTRILNEEGYVASNTEKYPLGGIISAIQNAFHATPWLVCDNGAVEELRLCFYKDFKPRDCVIESSQNDRVSSSSCPDYVSLPSYVPLRVGTAENAVPWVPEAIEELGSM; encoded by the exons ATGGCTCTTCTTTTCGCCAAATTTACCTGTTTAATTATCGTATCAATGGCTTCCCTGGCCAAATCCCGATATGATATTCCATTATCACCAGTAGTATTAACAGAAGAAGAAAAGTCTACTGACTTCGGTTACTTCGTCTTGTCACATCTATGGCCTGCCACCTCCTGTCGCCAGTCCCGCCATTGCTGTCCCTCCAACGCTTGCTGCCGAGG CTCAAATGCTCAAACTGAGTTTACAATCC ATGGGTTGTGGCCGAACTACAATGATGGAACCTGGCCTGCCTGCTGCTCGCAGAAGAGTTTTGATGAGAAAGAG GTTTCAACATTACTTGATACTTTAAAGAAGTATTGGCCAACTTACGGTTGTTTTCCATATACCACCTGTGATGGCGGTGAAGGATCATTTTGGGCTCATGAG TGGG AGAAGCATGGGACTTGTTCCTCTCCAGTTGTTTGGGATGAATACAGTTACTTTTTGACGACCCTTAATCTCTATTTCAAATACAATGTCACA AGAATCCTTAATGAAGAAGGATATGTGGCTTCTAATACTGAAAAATATCCACTTGGGGGCATCATTTCTGCAATTCAGAATGCTTTCCATGCAACCCCATGGTTGGTTTGTGACAACGGAGCTGTAGAGGAGCTCCGTCTATGCTTTTACAAGGATTTTAAG CCTCGGGACTGTGTGATTGAATCATCTCAAAATGACAGAGTTTCTTCAAGTTCATGTCCTGATTATGTCAGCTTACCATCATACGTGCCATTGA GAGTTGGCACTGCTGAAAATGCTGTTCCATGGGTTCCTGAAGCTATTGAAGAACTTGGAAGCATGTAA